A window of the Nibribacter ruber genome harbors these coding sequences:
- a CDS encoding serine hydrolase: MMFSIPQRFFRRQLLLAALFITAPFWAQAQADLQKLDAYYQKALKDWNVPGMAIAIVKNDSVVFAKGYGVKDMQKGGAVDVNTIFGIASNTKAYTAAAIAILVDEGKLKWDDKVTQYLPYFQLYNPYVTKEANIKDLLSHRMGFQTYSGDLLWYNTTFSRKEIVERAKYLQPTYGFRDGYGYSNIGFIIAGQVIEAVSGKTWEQFIQERILQPLGMNQTYTSINQLKGVANVTTPHANPAKEGGKPVPTVLTAWDNWNPAAGIFTSVNQDVRWLKLQLNRGSYNGKRIFSEASSHMMWTLHNSTPIPAQAQTLNPSTHFSGAGLGWMLNDYQGRKIVVHGGGHEGMNSRTVLVPEENLGIVILTNSMSSIMAPIANYTIDQFLGIQNGRDWSQFNLEMAAKNRATQKAEEARQPKEKATKAKLTRDLSAYTGTFYSPMYGNATVALQNGKLVLSFANAPALGGELSFWKQDIFNLAWKNNFALLTPTNVRFLPGPDGTLTELRLDAHNPDFHFSELEFTRVK; this comes from the coding sequence ATGATGTTTTCCATACCCCAAAGATTCTTCCGCAGACAGCTGCTGCTGGCTGCCTTGTTCATCACTGCCCCGTTCTGGGCGCAGGCGCAGGCAGACCTCCAGAAGCTGGATGCTTACTACCAGAAGGCCCTCAAAGACTGGAACGTGCCGGGCATGGCCATCGCCATTGTCAAGAATGATTCTGTGGTGTTTGCCAAAGGCTACGGCGTGAAAGACATGCAGAAAGGCGGCGCCGTGGATGTGAACACCATCTTCGGGATTGCCTCCAACACCAAAGCCTACACCGCCGCCGCCATTGCCATTCTGGTGGATGAAGGCAAGCTGAAGTGGGACGACAAGGTGACTCAATACCTGCCCTACTTCCAGCTGTATAACCCATACGTGACCAAGGAAGCCAACATCAAAGACTTGTTAAGCCACCGCATGGGTTTCCAGACCTACTCCGGCGACTTGCTTTGGTACAATACCACCTTCAGCCGCAAAGAAATTGTGGAGCGTGCCAAGTACTTACAACCCACCTACGGCTTCAGAGACGGCTACGGCTATTCCAACATTGGCTTCATCATAGCCGGCCAGGTGATTGAGGCGGTGTCTGGCAAAACCTGGGAGCAGTTCATCCAGGAGCGAATCTTGCAACCGCTGGGCATGAACCAGACCTACACCAGCATCAACCAGCTCAAAGGGGTTGCCAACGTGACCACGCCGCACGCCAACCCAGCAAAAGAAGGCGGCAAGCCCGTGCCTACCGTGCTTACGGCCTGGGACAACTGGAACCCGGCCGCCGGCATCTTCACCAGCGTGAACCAAGACGTCCGCTGGCTTAAGCTGCAACTCAATAGAGGTAGCTACAACGGCAAGCGTATTTTCTCTGAGGCTTCTTCTCACATGATGTGGACGCTGCATAATTCTACTCCCATTCCTGCCCAGGCGCAGACCCTCAATCCCAGCACGCATTTCTCTGGTGCCGGTTTGGGTTGGATGCTCAATGACTACCAGGGCCGCAAGATTGTGGTGCACGGCGGCGGGCATGAAGGCATGAACAGCCGCACCGTGCTGGTGCCCGAAGAAAACCTGGGCATTGTCATTCTCACCAACAGCATGAGCAGTATCATGGCCCCCATTGCCAACTACACCATTGACCAGTTTTTGGGCATACAGAACGGCCGCGACTGGAGCCAGTTTAACCTGGAGATGGCCGCCAAAAACCGCGCCACCCAGAAAGCCGAAGAAGCCAGGCAGCCCAAAGAGAAAGCGACCAAAGCCAAACTCACCCGCGACCTGAGCGCCTACACCGGCACCTTCTACAGCCCCATGTACGGCAATGCCACCGTGGCCCTGCAGAACGGCAAACTGGTCTTGTCTTTCGCCAACGCACCGGCCCTGGGCGGGGAGCTTTCCTTCTGGAAACAGGACATTTTCAACCTCGCCTGGAAAAACAACTTCGCGTTGTTGACGCCTACCAACGTGCGCTTCCTGCCCGGGCCAGACGGTACTTTGACAGAACTAAGACTGGACGCCCACAACCCAGACTTCCACTTCTCTGAGCTGGAGTTCACCAGAGTGAAGTAA
- a CDS encoding glyoxalase superfamily protein, which translates to MDHTLLTLPISTMASIIPIFRIFDYDKALEFYVTWLGFKIDWEDKPDNAPHYLQLSLQDLHLHLTEHHGDCTPGARAYITLFKDLKEYHNQLLAKPYKFNRPSLEATTHGGNTLCMEVIDPFGNRLTFHGR; encoded by the coding sequence TTGGATCATACTCTGCTCACCTTACCCATTTCCACCATGGCTTCCATCATTCCCATCTTCCGGATTTTTGATTATGACAAGGCCCTTGAATTCTATGTGACGTGGCTGGGTTTCAAAATTGACTGGGAAGACAAACCCGACAATGCACCGCACTATTTGCAACTCTCTCTCCAAGACCTGCACCTGCACCTCACAGAGCACCACGGCGACTGCACCCCCGGCGCCCGGGCCTACATTACGCTTTTCAAAGACCTGAAGGAGTACCACAACCAACTGCTGGCCAAGCCCTACAAATTCAACCGACCATCCTTAGAGGCCACCACCCATGGCGGCAATACCCTTTGCATGGAAGTGATAGACCCGTTTGGCAACAGGCTGACGTTTCATGGGAGGTAG
- a CDS encoding sensor histidine kinase, translated as MSTLTPSITQDSSNIFLGGGEMGALMRSYDWASHPLGSPDAWPESLKSTIRLLLNSRFPMFVWWSQELYAFHNDAYLPALGEKHPAALGTPARVLWAEAWDQLGQIAEPILTGGAPFYAQGLYIPLKRKGFMEDTYWTFSYSPAFDDEGLVNGIFCACYEETMTVLGQRRLKTLKDISEGTSQIETLADACQTICHLLTQNVGDVPFCQIYLLHEQESEVQLLGQAGVTETMAPSVISLQEELGKPGYWPLARTQRSRQKEVVLHHGGSFVPAGQVPAHEKAVMVPIFRPGQEDMLGFLVAGLSNKLDYDLPYQDFHELVAGQIATSIASVQAQLETSRRQAYLTELFQQAPVAICIMSGPEHMIDMANPGICELWGKKYEDVIGKPVLEALPEVRNQGIKELLDGVVQTGIPYVNNELAIELMRNGALETVYVSFVYHPLRDTQGNIMGVIAIALGINEQVEARHQMEAKNRELLAINADLDNFVYSASHDLRAPISNIEGLIDALIEDLPPQVLQREVVSRVVSLIQGSVERFKRTVSDLTEVAKIQREAGEDVGSINLAEVVEKVCLDFDSAMERAGARVETDFTSNASIQFSAKNVRSVVYNLISNALKYRSPERPPVLRIATDVTPTHVMLSVQDNGLGLKVSDHGKIFSMFKRLHDHVEGTGIGLYIVKRIVENAGGHIEVESTIGQGTTFKVYFKR; from the coding sequence ATGTCTACTCTTACTCCTTCCATAACGCAAGACTCCTCTAATATCTTTTTGGGAGGCGGGGAGATGGGGGCTCTCATGCGGTCCTATGACTGGGCGTCTCATCCTTTAGGGAGTCCTGATGCCTGGCCAGAGAGCTTAAAGAGCACCATCAGGTTACTCCTCAACTCCAGGTTTCCCATGTTTGTGTGGTGGAGCCAGGAGTTATATGCCTTTCATAATGACGCCTACCTGCCGGCCTTGGGAGAAAAGCACCCAGCAGCCTTAGGAACGCCTGCCAGAGTGCTGTGGGCCGAGGCTTGGGACCAACTAGGCCAGATTGCCGAACCCATCCTGACCGGCGGCGCGCCTTTCTATGCACAGGGGCTTTACATTCCCCTAAAACGCAAAGGCTTTATGGAAGACACCTACTGGACTTTCTCCTATAGCCCTGCTTTTGATGACGAAGGCCTTGTAAATGGGATTTTCTGTGCGTGTTATGAAGAAACCATGACCGTGCTGGGCCAAAGACGGCTCAAAACCCTGAAAGACATCTCTGAGGGCACCTCACAAATAGAAACCCTGGCAGACGCCTGCCAGACCATTTGCCACCTGCTTACCCAAAACGTAGGAGACGTGCCGTTCTGCCAGATTTACCTGCTGCATGAGCAGGAGTCTGAGGTGCAGTTGCTGGGGCAGGCAGGTGTCACAGAAACCATGGCGCCCTCGGTCATTTCCTTGCAAGAGGAGCTAGGTAAGCCCGGCTATTGGCCCTTGGCCCGAACGCAGCGCAGCCGGCAGAAAGAAGTAGTATTGCACCACGGCGGCAGCTTTGTGCCAGCGGGACAGGTTCCCGCCCATGAAAAAGCAGTGATGGTGCCCATCTTTCGGCCGGGACAAGAAGACATGCTGGGTTTTCTGGTGGCGGGCCTGAGCAACAAACTAGACTATGACCTGCCCTACCAGGACTTTCATGAGCTGGTGGCCGGCCAGATTGCCACCTCCATTGCCAGCGTGCAGGCGCAGCTGGAAACATCGCGCCGGCAGGCCTACCTGACGGAGTTGTTCCAGCAGGCACCCGTGGCCATCTGCATCATGTCTGGCCCAGAGCATATGATAGACATGGCCAATCCTGGTATCTGTGAGCTGTGGGGCAAGAAGTATGAAGACGTCATTGGCAAGCCGGTCCTGGAAGCCCTACCCGAAGTAAGAAACCAAGGCATCAAAGAACTGCTGGACGGCGTAGTGCAAACGGGCATTCCCTATGTCAACAATGAGTTGGCGATAGAACTTATGCGCAATGGTGCTCTGGAGACCGTGTACGTGAGTTTTGTCTACCATCCGCTGCGCGATACCCAAGGCAACATCATGGGCGTGATTGCCATTGCCCTGGGCATCAATGAGCAGGTAGAGGCCCGTCACCAGATGGAAGCCAAGAACCGCGAGCTGCTGGCCATCAACGCAGACCTGGACAATTTTGTGTACTCGGCCTCCCATGACCTGCGCGCGCCCATCTCCAACATTGAGGGACTCATTGACGCCCTCATTGAAGACCTGCCGCCCCAGGTACTGCAGCGCGAGGTGGTGAGCCGGGTAGTAAGCCTCATCCAAGGATCTGTGGAGCGCTTTAAACGCACCGTCTCTGACCTAACCGAAGTTGCCAAAATACAGCGCGAAGCCGGGGAGGACGTAGGTTCCATTAACCTGGCCGAAGTGGTGGAAAAGGTATGCCTTGACTTTGACTCTGCCATGGAAAGGGCCGGAGCCCGCGTAGAAACGGATTTCACCTCTAATGCCTCCATCCAGTTCTCCGCCAAAAACGTGCGCAGCGTGGTGTACAACCTCATCAGCAACGCCCTCAAATACAGGTCTCCGGAGCGGCCGCCCGTGTTGCGCATTGCCACTGACGTAACTCCCACCCACGTGATGCTCTCCGTGCAGGACAACGGCCTGGGCCTCAAGGTAAGTGACCACGGCAAGATTTTCTCCATGTTCAAGCGCCTGCATGACCACGTGGAAGGTACCGGCATTGGCCTCTACATTGTCAAGCGCATAGTAGAAAACGCTGGTGGCCACATTGAGGTAGAAAGCACCATAGGCCAGGGAACTACGTTCAAGGTCTATTTTAAAAGATAG
- the def gene encoding peptide deformylase has translation MIYPIVAYGDPVLRAKAKDIATDSPELAKLIDDMFETMYHAHGVGLAAPQIGKSVRLFVIDSTPFMEDEDKAKGVKKAFINPVILEESGEEWGFDEGCLSIPGVREEVWRQEYVKIQYQDLDGKTHVEQFDDLTARVIQHEYDHIEGILFTDHLSGLKKRLLKGKLTKISKGDVDADYRMKFAGMNKR, from the coding sequence ATGATCTATCCTATTGTTGCCTACGGCGACCCGGTTCTAAGAGCCAAAGCCAAAGACATAGCCACTGATTCTCCTGAACTGGCCAAGCTCATTGACGACATGTTTGAGACCATGTACCACGCCCACGGCGTTGGCCTGGCCGCCCCGCAGATTGGCAAGAGCGTGCGCCTGTTTGTGATTGACTCCACTCCGTTCATGGAAGATGAGGACAAGGCCAAAGGCGTGAAAAAAGCCTTCATCAACCCGGTCATTCTAGAGGAGTCTGGCGAGGAGTGGGGCTTTGACGAAGGCTGCCTAAGCATACCCGGCGTGCGCGAAGAAGTTTGGCGCCAGGAGTACGTCAAAATCCAGTACCAGGACCTGGACGGCAAGACCCATGTGGAGCAGTTTGATGACCTCACGGCCCGCGTCATCCAGCATGAGTACGACCACATTGAAGGCATCCTGTTCACCGACCACCTATCTGGTTTGAAGAAACGGTTGCTGAAAGGTAAGCTCACCAAAATCTCCAAAGGAGACGTAGACGCCGACTACCGCATGAAATTTGCCGGCATGAACAAACGGTAA
- a CDS encoding M16 family metallopeptidase, producing MSKKSTLVICLAVAMSMQAQAQKKATPAKKTATTAASAKGQQGSTRLIEKVTRKPGELKIPYEKYQLPNGLTVVVHEDHSDPIVHVDVTYHVGSGREEVGKSGFAHFFEHMMFQGSDNVADEEHFKIVSEAGGTLNGTTNRDRTNYFETMPSNQLETAIWLEADRMGFLLDAVTQQKFEVQRETVKNERGQRVDNAPYGLSYEKTSAALYPYGHPYSWTTIGYIEDLNRVNVNDLKNFFLRWYGPNNATLTVGGDVTPEQVVKLAEKYFGSIPKGPEVRNQKLPAPVLAQDRYVSYEDNVRFPSLTITFPTVPSNHPDEPALDVLSRIIGGGRTSIIYQNMVKTQKANSAGAYHSTSELAGEFTLTARVLPTQNLADAEKQLRESMAEFEKRGVTDEDIERYKASYESGMVNSLSSVSGKTSMLAAYQTFTGNPNYLTKEMQAVNSVTKADVQRVYNQYLKGKKAVLLSVVPKGKSDLIAKADNFKVDATGYKAPADQYSGLKYTKATDAFDRSKRPAAGANPVITVPPFWKEQLSNGIKVIGAKSDEVPTVTLLFTLQGGHKLEAHDPSKAGLASMTASMLNESSQKFTSEEISTQLEKLGSSISFGSGAESMTVQVSSQVKNLDATLALLEERMFRPRFDATEFDRLKKQRLEAIKNQSTQPTTVADNVYNKMLYGEGNIRAVPVVGTVKTVENISLEDVKKFYNDYFSPSVTNLVIVGDTDQKQIMSKLAFLNTWKPKPVNMPADTKLAGIDKTKIFIVDKEKAAQSEIRIGYMALPYDATGEYYKANLMNYVLGGAFNSRINLNLREDKGYTYGARSGFSGTEEAGPFTASAGVRSNASDASVVEFMKEIKRFREEGITDAELAFMKNAIGQSDARRYETSFQKAAFLNNMLRYNLTPDYVAKQNEILQNITKEEINALAKKYLPVDNMSIMLVGDKAAIKPGLEKLGYDVVELDPDGAPVAPAAAAAPVDVKKEEPKKGRKPKDTVGRTF from the coding sequence ATGTCTAAAAAGAGTACACTGGTTATCTGCTTGGCCGTTGCCATGTCTATGCAGGCCCAGGCACAGAAAAAAGCGACTCCGGCTAAAAAAACGGCCACTACGGCGGCAAGCGCCAAAGGCCAGCAAGGCAGCACGCGCCTTATAGAAAAGGTTACCCGCAAGCCCGGCGAACTGAAGATCCCGTATGAGAAATACCAACTGCCCAACGGCTTGACCGTGGTGGTGCATGAGGATCATTCAGACCCAATTGTACACGTAGACGTGACCTACCACGTAGGCTCGGGCCGTGAAGAGGTGGGCAAGTCTGGTTTCGCGCACTTCTTTGAGCACATGATGTTCCAGGGGTCAGACAACGTGGCAGATGAGGAGCACTTCAAGATTGTGTCTGAAGCCGGCGGAACCTTGAACGGCACCACCAACCGCGACCGCACCAACTACTTTGAAACCATGCCGAGCAACCAACTGGAGACAGCTATTTGGTTAGAGGCAGACCGCATGGGCTTCTTGCTAGACGCCGTAACCCAGCAGAAGTTTGAAGTACAGCGCGAGACCGTGAAAAACGAGCGCGGCCAGCGCGTAGACAACGCCCCGTATGGCCTGTCTTATGAGAAAACCAGCGCCGCCTTGTATCCATACGGTCACCCGTATTCCTGGACCACCATCGGGTACATTGAAGACCTGAACCGCGTAAACGTAAACGACCTGAAGAACTTCTTCCTGCGCTGGTACGGTCCCAACAACGCTACCCTTACCGTGGGTGGTGACGTGACGCCAGAGCAAGTAGTGAAGCTAGCTGAAAAATACTTCGGCTCTATTCCTAAAGGCCCTGAGGTAAGAAACCAGAAGCTGCCGGCGCCGGTATTGGCCCAGGACCGCTACGTGTCTTATGAAGACAATGTACGCTTCCCTTCTCTTACCATCACCTTCCCAACGGTTCCATCCAATCACCCAGATGAGCCAGCCTTAGACGTATTATCCCGCATTATTGGCGGCGGCAGAACGTCTATCATTTACCAGAACATGGTAAAAACCCAGAAGGCCAACTCAGCGGGTGCTTATCATTCTACCTCAGAACTGGCCGGCGAATTCACGCTAACGGCGCGGGTGCTGCCTACCCAGAACCTGGCAGACGCAGAGAAACAACTGCGTGAGTCTATGGCTGAGTTTGAGAAGCGCGGCGTGACCGATGAAGACATTGAGCGCTACAAGGCTTCTTATGAGTCTGGCATGGTGAACAGCCTTTCCAGCGTGTCTGGCAAGACCTCTATGCTGGCTGCTTACCAAACCTTTACCGGCAACCCTAACTACCTCACCAAAGAGATGCAGGCGGTTAATTCTGTGACCAAGGCAGACGTGCAGCGGGTGTACAACCAGTACCTTAAAGGCAAGAAAGCCGTCTTGCTAAGCGTAGTGCCTAAAGGCAAGTCTGACCTGATTGCCAAAGCTGACAACTTTAAAGTAGATGCCACCGGCTACAAAGCCCCGGCAGACCAGTATTCTGGCTTAAAATACACCAAGGCCACAGACGCCTTTGACCGCAGCAAGCGCCCGGCCGCCGGAGCCAACCCGGTCATTACCGTTCCTCCGTTCTGGAAAGAGCAATTGTCTAACGGCATCAAGGTGATTGGCGCCAAGTCTGACGAGGTACCCACCGTGACCTTGCTGTTCACGCTCCAGGGAGGCCACAAACTGGAAGCGCATGATCCGTCTAAGGCAGGTCTGGCTTCTATGACGGCCTCTATGCTGAATGAGTCTTCCCAGAAATTTACGTCTGAGGAAATCAGCACGCAGTTAGAGAAACTTGGTTCTTCCATCTCTTTTGGCAGCGGCGCTGAGAGCATGACCGTTCAAGTGTCTTCTCAGGTGAAAAACCTGGATGCCACCCTGGCCTTGCTGGAAGAGCGCATGTTCCGTCCAAGATTTGACGCCACTGAATTTGACCGCCTGAAAAAGCAGCGTCTGGAGGCCATCAAAAACCAGAGCACCCAGCCTACCACCGTGGCAGACAACGTGTACAACAAAATGCTGTACGGCGAAGGCAACATCCGCGCGGTTCCGGTAGTGGGAACGGTGAAGACCGTAGAGAACATCTCTCTGGAAGACGTGAAGAAATTCTACAATGACTACTTCTCTCCTTCTGTCACCAACCTGGTTATTGTAGGCGACACGGACCAGAAGCAGATCATGTCTAAGCTGGCCTTCCTCAACACCTGGAAACCTAAGCCAGTGAACATGCCCGCCGACACCAAATTGGCTGGCATTGACAAGACCAAGATCTTTATTGTAGACAAAGAGAAAGCCGCTCAGTCTGAGATTCGTATTGGGTACATGGCCTTGCCGTATGATGCCACCGGCGAATACTACAAAGCCAACCTGATGAACTACGTGTTGGGTGGGGCGTTCAACAGCCGCATTAACCTGAACCTGCGCGAAGACAAAGGCTACACCTACGGCGCCCGTTCTGGCTTCTCAGGCACTGAGGAAGCTGGTCCGTTCACGGCTTCGGCGGGCGTGCGTTCCAATGCCTCAGACGCCTCAGTGGTTGAGTTCATGAAAGAAATCAAGCGCTTCAGAGAAGAAGGCATCACGGATGCAGAATTGGCTTTCATGAAGAACGCCATCGGACAGTCAGATGCCCGCCGCTATGAGACTTCCTTCCAGAAGGCTGCCTTCTTGAACAACATGCTGCGTTATAACCTAACGCCAGACTATGTGGCCAAGCAGAACGAGATCCTTCAGAACATCACCAAGGAGGAGATCAACGCGCTGGCCAAGAAGTACCTACCCGTTGACAACATGAGCATTATGCTGGTAGGCGACAAAGCCGCCATCAAGCCAGGGTTGGAGAAACTAGGCTATGACGTGGTAGAGCTAGACCCAGACGGTGCTCCAGTGGCACCAGCTGCGGCGGCTGCTCCAGTAGACGTAAAGAAAGAAGAGCCTAAGAAAGGCCGTAAACCAAAAGATACGGTAGGTAGAACTTTCTAA
- a CDS encoding TonB-dependent receptor, whose amino-acid sequence MRHFFLLLLLSFWFCFSAGAQQMVTGQVQEAQTRKPLVGVAVTGVGTSAGTVTDAEGRFSLEVPVDATAVSVSLLGYKTVVVALPTASQDLLILLSPEVTRLREVVVTGYETRRPLQETAGAIGVLSGRELQRFSETTLVPALNTLPGVRMEERATASYRLSIRGSSLRAPFGVRNVKVYLNEIPLVEANGTIPLNLLDAATIGNVEVIKGPAGSVYGAGTGGTVLLETTRSSESSVMAGGLVGSYGLRRGFAGASVATEKSNLLLRYDRQALDGYREQSAMDRQTVLLSGQFYPTQKQTFSFHALYSDLYYELPGALTREQYEANPRQARQLNKDQNASINLDGLNLGLVHSYQFNDRWSNSTSLFGVFSFLNHPFTNDYERNTNQSFGGRTRTTYRTQLAQLPTRLVFGAEGQRSFVNSRHYQNVKGSAGTLSFDDEVMATQGFVFGQAELELPSQFILTLGGSLNTLHYDLTRVTTGTTGLGSSNSRGFDPQFSPRVGLVKVFWPQFSAHASISAGFSPPTEAEVRPSDGSFNTALQPEQGTNYELGVRGSLWKERLVYDIVGFRLDLKETILIQSTPQDIDVFQNAGATRQQGLEVALGYTLLQAPQQPVSLLRVWTAYTYNHFRFRNYQPNEDDFSGNTLTGTPAHVLTAGLDAESPLGVYLNLTTIYTSDLPLNDANTVYADAYLVFGGKVGFRRTLGQTWHIDLYGGVENATDELYSLGNDLNGFGNRYFQAAPGRNFYSALQLRKSF is encoded by the coding sequence ATGCGACACTTCTTCCTTTTGCTGCTTCTTTCTTTTTGGTTTTGTTTTTCTGCCGGGGCGCAGCAGATGGTCACTGGGCAGGTGCAGGAGGCGCAAACCAGAAAGCCTTTGGTGGGCGTTGCCGTAACAGGAGTGGGCACTAGCGCCGGGACGGTGACAGACGCAGAAGGAAGGTTTTCTTTGGAGGTTCCAGTAGATGCCACAGCGGTGTCAGTGTCCTTGCTCGGTTATAAAACGGTGGTCGTGGCCTTGCCAACAGCATCGCAAGATTTGCTGATCTTGTTAAGTCCAGAAGTGACGCGGTTACGCGAGGTGGTGGTAACCGGCTATGAGACCCGGCGACCCTTGCAGGAAACCGCGGGTGCCATTGGCGTACTTTCCGGCAGGGAGCTGCAGCGGTTTTCAGAGACCACCTTGGTGCCCGCGCTCAATACGCTGCCCGGCGTGCGCATGGAAGAGAGAGCCACCGCCAGCTATCGACTCTCCATCAGGGGCAGCAGCCTGCGGGCGCCGTTTGGGGTACGCAACGTGAAAGTTTACCTCAATGAGATTCCGCTGGTAGAAGCCAACGGCACCATTCCCCTGAACCTACTTGATGCGGCCACTATTGGCAACGTAGAAGTGATCAAAGGACCTGCCGGAAGCGTGTATGGCGCAGGTACGGGTGGCACCGTGCTGCTGGAAACCACCAGATCCTCAGAAAGCAGCGTGATGGCGGGTGGTTTGGTAGGCTCTTACGGCTTGCGCCGAGGGTTTGCAGGCGCCAGCGTTGCCACCGAGAAATCAAACCTGCTGTTGCGCTATGATCGGCAGGCCCTGGACGGCTACCGCGAACAAAGCGCCATGGACCGGCAGACCGTTTTGCTCTCGGGCCAGTTTTATCCTACCCAGAAGCAGACGTTCTCCTTTCATGCCCTGTACTCAGACTTGTATTATGAGCTGCCCGGCGCGCTTACCCGTGAACAATATGAGGCCAATCCGCGGCAGGCCCGGCAGCTGAACAAAGACCAGAACGCGTCTATCAATTTAGATGGATTGAATCTGGGCCTGGTGCACAGCTACCAGTTCAATGACCGCTGGAGCAACAGCACCAGTTTATTTGGCGTGTTCAGCTTCCTGAACCATCCGTTCACCAACGACTATGAGCGCAACACCAACCAAAGTTTTGGCGGCAGAACCCGTACCACCTACCGTACCCAGTTGGCCCAATTGCCCACGCGTCTGGTGTTCGGTGCAGAAGGCCAGCGCAGCTTCGTCAATTCCCGGCACTACCAAAATGTGAAAGGCTCGGCCGGCACTTTGTCTTTTGACGATGAGGTGATGGCTACCCAGGGCTTTGTCTTCGGGCAGGCAGAACTGGAGTTGCCCTCGCAGTTTATCCTCACCTTGGGCGGAAGCCTGAACACCCTGCACTATGACCTCACGCGGGTAACCACCGGCACTACCGGCCTGGGTTCCAGCAACAGCAGAGGTTTTGATCCTCAGTTTTCGCCCAGAGTGGGCTTGGTGAAAGTCTTCTGGCCGCAGTTCTCTGCCCACGCCAGTATAAGTGCCGGTTTCTCCCCACCCACAGAGGCCGAGGTGCGCCCTTCAGACGGCAGTTTCAACACCGCCCTCCAACCCGAACAAGGCACCAACTATGAGCTTGGCGTGCGGGGAAGTCTATGGAAGGAACGACTGGTGTATGACATAGTGGGCTTCCGGCTAGACCTGAAAGAAACCATCCTCATTCAAAGCACCCCGCAAGACATAGACGTGTTTCAGAATGCAGGCGCCACCCGCCAGCAGGGCCTAGAAGTAGCGCTGGGCTATACCCTTCTGCAAGCGCCGCAGCAACCCGTCAGCCTCCTGAGGGTCTGGACCGCCTACACGTACAACCACTTCCGGTTCAGGAACTACCAACCCAACGAGGATGATTTTTCTGGCAACACCCTCACCGGCACCCCAGCCCATGTCCTCACGGCCGGACTAGACGCCGAAAGCCCCTTAGGCGTGTACCTGAACCTCACCACCATCTACACCAGCGACCTGCCTTTGAATGATGCCAACACCGTTTATGCCGATGCTTATCTGGTATTTGGCGGCAAAGTTGGTTTTAGGAGGACCTTGGGGCAGACCTGGCATATAGACCTATATGGTGGCGTAGAAAATGCCACCGATGAGTTGTACAGCCTGGGTAATGACTTAAACGGTTTCGGGAACCGCTATTTTCAAGCCGCCCCTGGTCGGAATTTTTACAGCGCCCTGCAACTGCGCAAGAGTTTTTAA
- the ruvX gene encoding Holliday junction resolvase RuvX has protein sequence MGRILAIDYGVKRVGLAVTDPLQLIASALDTVHAQDVLPFLQSYAQKEDVDLFVVGMPVHLDGNATNNTQHVVGFVRKLEKLFPGKQVVTHDERFTSRMAFRTMVDLGLGKKARANKETVDKISATIILQSYLESRQYL, from the coding sequence ATGGGGCGCATTCTGGCAATTGATTATGGAGTGAAGCGCGTGGGCCTGGCCGTGACAGATCCCCTGCAACTGATTGCCTCGGCGCTGGACACGGTGCACGCCCAGGACGTGCTGCCGTTTTTGCAGAGCTATGCGCAGAAGGAGGACGTGGATCTGTTTGTGGTGGGCATGCCCGTGCACCTGGACGGAAACGCCACCAACAACACCCAGCACGTGGTAGGGTTTGTGCGCAAGCTGGAAAAGTTGTTCCCCGGCAAACAAGTGGTCACCCATGATGAACGCTTTACCTCTAGAATGGCGTTTAGAACCATGGTAGACCTGGGCCTGGGCAAGAAAGCCCGCGCCAACAAAGAAACTGTGGACAAGATAAGCGCCACCATTATTTTACAGAGTTATTTAGAGAGCAGACAATACTTATGA